In the genome of Shewanella glacialimarina, one region contains:
- a CDS encoding LruC domain-containing protein: protein MIKYNLIYFNALNIGILCAVRILRSVKDEITNMKLVTLTQLTRHPLSGLFTLGALTLALAQSAQASEPFQACPHEAFIIQTPASKPIAYGVDLGTGSYITLSDNMGINGALNGTGFSFNDNYLYGWDYEHQTLGQVGNDYQVIPLALAKDAPSAAAAAGNFFVGDVALAENAWYGYRKNVGLFRVDLDDQNHPMTLVPGSNSQASFNITDFAFHPTNGFLYAVTNGKEGQLIKIDPTTGGSENLGLVITGSTNFTFGAQFFDPQGNLYLSNNGTGNVYKLNVEQSSPQAELFSYGPSSTSNDGARCALAEVPVGDAVDFGDAPASYGTLMADNGARHGIIESLTLGILNDNEADGSPAPLSDDSSDGIDDEDGVSMPTGFEIGEEAILLVTTSGQGGFLNGWIDWAQDGKFDQEDRIISAKAMPAGVQTLLINVPNWAKPGETWSRFRLSSVADILPTGGVSDGEVEDYPITVTETGITMTYYPSSSGFTTLAYEDLYPDQGDFDMNDVVMQLRITQFVKNNQVRRVGFNAQLVAMGAWYHNGFAVQLPGIARSNVQESAIDWTLQGVKQPQSPLETGQTNAVLKFTDDLWQHATRGNGCEYFRTEPGCGTSYRATWQMTVPFVNAVDEDQMPEFPYDPFIFATPNTDHGLAAKNINGGKEPGRALEIHLKNHAPTALFNQAFLGQRDDASNVAAGQYFQDKNGMSWAIEVPDTWQHPLEKQRLDGSYQEFVDFAADASGTTNPYWYLTAIEALIFED from the coding sequence ATGATTAAATATAATCTTATATATTTCAATGCTTTGAATATTGGCATTTTATGTGCAGTACGTATATTACGTTCAGTGAAAGATGAGATCACCAATATGAAATTAGTCACATTAACTCAGTTAACCCGTCATCCCTTATCCGGATTATTTACCTTAGGGGCTTTAACGTTAGCATTGGCCCAATCTGCGCAGGCAAGTGAACCTTTTCAAGCTTGTCCCCACGAAGCATTTATCATTCAAACTCCTGCCTCTAAACCCATCGCCTACGGAGTTGATTTGGGCACAGGTAGTTATATCACTCTGTCGGATAATATGGGTATTAATGGTGCACTCAATGGCACAGGTTTCAGCTTCAATGACAATTATTTATATGGCTGGGATTACGAGCATCAAACCCTAGGTCAAGTTGGGAATGATTACCAAGTTATTCCATTAGCATTAGCCAAAGATGCGCCATCTGCCGCAGCCGCAGCGGGTAACTTCTTCGTCGGTGACGTGGCGTTAGCAGAAAACGCCTGGTACGGTTATCGCAAAAATGTGGGTTTATTTCGGGTCGATTTAGATGACCAAAACCATCCCATGACGTTAGTCCCTGGCAGCAATTCACAGGCGAGCTTTAACATTACTGATTTTGCCTTTCATCCAACCAATGGTTTTTTATATGCGGTAACCAATGGTAAAGAGGGGCAATTAATTAAAATTGACCCCACCACCGGTGGCTCTGAAAATTTAGGGCTAGTGATCACTGGCAGTACAAATTTCACTTTTGGCGCTCAATTTTTTGACCCACAAGGCAATTTATACTTAAGCAATAATGGCACAGGTAATGTGTACAAATTAAATGTAGAGCAGAGTTCGCCTCAAGCTGAATTGTTCTCATATGGACCGTCTTCAACCTCTAATGATGGTGCGCGCTGTGCTTTGGCTGAAGTGCCAGTGGGTGATGCGGTCGATTTTGGAGATGCCCCAGCAAGTTATGGAACCTTAATGGCAGATAACGGCGCCCGTCACGGGATTATCGAGTCATTAACATTAGGGATATTGAATGATAATGAAGCAGATGGTTCGCCAGCTCCTTTATCTGATGATAGCAGCGATGGTATTGATGATGAAGATGGTGTCAGTATGCCCACGGGATTTGAGATTGGTGAAGAAGCGATTTTATTAGTCACTACCTCAGGGCAAGGCGGATTTTTAAATGGGTGGATTGATTGGGCCCAAGATGGAAAATTTGATCAAGAAGACCGCATCATTAGTGCCAAAGCTATGCCTGCAGGCGTGCAAACCTTATTAATCAATGTGCCTAACTGGGCAAAGCCGGGCGAAACCTGGTCAAGATTTAGATTAAGTTCTGTTGCAGATATTTTACCAACAGGCGGTGTCAGTGACGGTGAAGTAGAAGATTACCCTATCACTGTGACTGAAACCGGCATCACCATGACCTACTATCCATCATCATCAGGTTTTACCACATTGGCGTATGAAGATTTATATCCTGATCAAGGTGACTTTGATATGAATGATGTAGTGATGCAATTACGTATTACCCAGTTTGTAAAAAACAACCAAGTGCGTCGCGTGGGATTTAATGCCCAGTTGGTTGCCATGGGGGCCTGGTACCACAATGGTTTTGCGGTTCAACTTCCCGGCATTGCGCGCAGTAACGTGCAGGAGTCAGCCATTGATTGGACATTACAGGGGGTAAAACAACCCCAATCTCCACTTGAAACGGGGCAAACTAACGCTGTGCTCAAGTTTACTGATGACCTTTGGCAGCATGCTACCCGCGGTAACGGTTGTGAATATTTCAGAACCGAGCCTGGTTGCGGCACAAGTTATCGTGCGACCTGGCAAATGACCGTACCGTTTGTGAATGCGGTTGATGAAGACCAAATGCCAGAGTTTCCGTACGATCCGTTTATCTTCGCTACACCCAATACCGATCATGGATTAGCCGCTAAAAATATTAATGGGGGCAAAGAGCCTGGTCGGGCATTAGAAATTCATCTTAAAAACCATGCGCCAACAGCTTTATTCAATCAAGCCTTTTTAGGTCAACGTGATGACGCCTCAAATGTGGCGGCTGGACAGTATTTTCAGGATAAAAATGGTATGAGTTGGGCCATAGAAGTGCCAGACACCTGGCAGCATCCACTTGAAAAACAGCGTTTAGATGGAAGCTATCAAGAGTTTGTTGATTTTGCAGCAGATGCAAGTGGTACAACTAACCCCTATTGGTATCTGACCGCCATCGAAGCATTAATTTTTGAAGATTAA
- a CDS encoding mechanosensitive ion channel family protein: MDQPNLDLELAQLQNAYSLITEFLVQYSFQLVGALLIFLTGLWVASKVANLVTRLFEKHEIDITLSNFTSNLVRIIIIVMVAVICLGKLGISVTPMVAAIGAASLGAGLALQGMLSNYAAGVTIIVTRPFVVGNTIEVSGVNGVVSLIKLGQTILTNEEGEQISIPNKLIIGEILHNSFEYKLVENTLNIDYQADTAAIITIIEQAISQSDNVNKDQKILVGINGFNSIGIELGMRYWVPTEHYFQAKYQTNQQVMLALKQARITIPCPVREIQIQH; this comes from the coding sequence ATGGACCAACCAAACTTAGACTTGGAACTTGCCCAACTTCAAAATGCTTACAGCCTTATCACTGAATTTTTAGTTCAATATAGCTTTCAGCTTGTTGGGGCTTTACTGATATTTTTAACCGGATTATGGGTTGCTAGTAAAGTCGCTAACCTTGTCACTAGGCTATTTGAAAAGCATGAAATAGACATTACCCTGAGTAATTTCACTTCAAACTTGGTTCGCATCATTATCATAGTCATGGTTGCGGTCATCTGCTTAGGTAAACTGGGAATTAGTGTCACACCAATGGTTGCCGCTATTGGTGCAGCATCCTTAGGGGCAGGACTTGCTTTACAAGGCATGTTATCAAACTATGCAGCAGGGGTGACTATCATAGTGACTCGCCCTTTTGTGGTCGGTAACACCATTGAAGTGAGTGGCGTTAATGGTGTAGTCAGTTTGATCAAACTGGGACAAACAATATTAACCAACGAAGAAGGTGAACAAATCAGTATCCCTAATAAACTCATTATAGGCGAAATACTGCATAACTCATTTGAATACAAGTTAGTTGAAAATACCCTCAACATTGATTATCAAGCTGATACCGCGGCGATAATTACAATAATTGAACAGGCTATTTCTCAGTCAGACAATGTCAATAAAGACCAAAAAATCTTGGTTGGCATCAACGGTTTTAATAGCATAGGTATTGAATTAGGTATGCGGTACTGGGTGCCAACAGAACATTATTTTCAAGCTAAGTATCAAACCAATCAACAAGTGATGCTGGCATTAAAACAAGCCCGCATAACTATTCCTTGCCCAGTGCGCGAAATTCAAATTCAACATTAA
- a CDS encoding NfeD family protein: MTFSDPISIWVILGIVLMLAEIIIPGGIVILLGTSCLLVALALAVGIIEGISQSLTLWFIASMVMLLSFRHVTQKLVGGDSHVDNTDEELDLYNQVAIVKEPIGPGQQTGRVSCLGSDWTALGDGTEIQSGTKVRIICRDNIALVVEPFVE; the protein is encoded by the coding sequence ATGACTTTTAGTGACCCAATTTCAATATGGGTAATATTGGGCATAGTGTTGATGTTAGCGGAAATTATTATTCCAGGCGGGATAGTAATATTGCTCGGCACATCATGTTTGTTGGTTGCTTTGGCACTCGCTGTGGGTATTATCGAAGGCATAAGCCAAAGTTTAACCCTATGGTTTATTGCCTCAATGGTAATGTTACTCAGTTTCCGTCATGTGACCCAAAAACTAGTGGGTGGGGACTCACATGTTGATAATACAGATGAAGAATTAGATTTGTACAATCAGGTTGCCATCGTTAAGGAACCGATTGGCCCGGGTCAACAAACTGGGCGTGTGAGTTGTTTAGGCTCAGATTGGACTGCACTCGGTGATGGTACTGAGATACAATCGGGCACGAAAGTTAGAATCATATGTCGGGATAACATTGCATTAGTGGTTGAACCTTTTGTGGAGTAA
- a CDS encoding helix-turn-helix transcriptional regulator, with protein sequence MNNRLKVLRAERDLTQAQLADLLNVSRQTINAIEKGKFDPSLPLAFKAARLFGLTIEDIFIDEPS encoded by the coding sequence ATGAATAATCGCTTGAAAGTATTACGTGCCGAGCGGGACTTAACTCAAGCTCAGTTAGCTGACTTGTTGAATGTATCGCGGCAAACCATTAATGCGATTGAAAAAGGTAAGTTTGATCCTAGCTTACCATTGGCATTCAAAGCCGCGCGCCTATTTGGCTTAACCATAGAAGATATTTTTATTGATGAACCAAGCTAA
- a CDS encoding SPFH domain-containing protein codes for MFMFTIIFLFIMFILFKLMLIVPMREVHVIERLGKFRTVLPPGFHFLVPFVDRVAYRHDTREEVLDVPPQSCISKDNTQLEVDGLVYLKVMDGKLASYGIENYRKAAVNLAQTTMRSEIGKLTLSQTFSERDSLNESIVREIDKASDPWGIKVLRYEIKNITPSQHVIHTLEKQMEAERRKRAEITLANAEKAAMINMSQGERQEAINLSEGQKQKRINEAIGTGQEISIIANAKADGMEMICKALTVNGGNDAMNMLLKEQFIGQVGKILSEAQVSVVPAEMAKLEGFFEGMEQVTHAVSGSPSQNAKSAAKGAR; via the coding sequence ATGTTCATGTTTACCATAATATTTTTATTCATCATGTTTATTTTATTTAAGCTGATGTTGATAGTGCCTATGCGCGAAGTTCATGTGATTGAGCGATTAGGTAAGTTCCGCACTGTACTGCCGCCAGGCTTTCATTTTTTAGTCCCTTTTGTTGACCGTGTTGCTTACCGACACGATACCCGCGAGGAAGTACTTGATGTCCCTCCGCAAAGTTGTATTTCAAAAGATAATACCCAGTTAGAAGTCGATGGTTTAGTTTACTTAAAAGTCATGGACGGTAAGCTGGCCAGTTACGGTATTGAGAATTATCGAAAAGCGGCTGTAAACCTTGCTCAAACCACTATGCGTTCTGAAATTGGTAAATTGACCTTATCACAAACGTTTTCCGAGCGTGACAGCCTAAATGAATCAATTGTGCGTGAAATCGATAAGGCATCTGATCCCTGGGGCATTAAAGTATTGCGTTATGAAATTAAAAATATTACTCCTTCTCAGCATGTGATCCATACGCTTGAAAAGCAAATGGAAGCGGAACGCCGCAAACGTGCTGAAATTACCTTAGCCAATGCTGAAAAAGCGGCGATGATTAATATGTCACAGGGTGAGCGTCAAGAAGCGATTAACTTATCTGAAGGGCAAAAGCAAAAACGAATTAACGAAGCGATTGGTACAGGTCAAGAAATCTCCATTATTGCCAATGCAAAAGCCGATGGTATGGAAATGATTTGTAAAGCGTTAACCGTTAATGGCGGTAACGATGCAATGAATATGTTACTGAAAGAGCAGTTTATTGGTCAGGTGGGTAAGATTCTGTCTGAAGCTCAAGTGTCAGTGGTGCCAGCCGAAATGGCAAAGTTGGAAGGCTTTTTTGAAGGTATGGAACAAGTTACCCATGCGGTTTCAGGTTCACCATCACAGAATGCCAAGTCAGCAGCAAAAGGAGCACGCTAA
- a CDS encoding YdcH family protein, translating into MFPEYRDLITKLKTSDAHFLRKFDEHNQLDEEIKQLETHNSSDSTPEVKVLKAKKLHLKEEIFEILKKHEMA; encoded by the coding sequence ATGTTCCCAGAATACCGTGACTTAATTACCAAACTTAAAACATCTGATGCGCATTTTTTAAGAAAATTTGACGAACACAACCAGTTAGATGAAGAGATAAAGCAATTAGAAACACACAATAGCAGTGATAGTACGCCAGAAGTAAAAGTGCTAAAGGCGAAGAAACTGCATCTTAAAGAAGAGATTTTTGAAATTCTGAAAAAACACGAAATGGCTTAA
- a CDS encoding glycosyltransferase, whose protein sequence is MRPKILHCVDDNSMGGVNFALQALCDSSLAQDYDFEIRYVDLTRLSRISTSADIICFHGASSWRKLIGLVWLKLQFPRTPFVLQEHHYCQHFVVSQIPSVSRFYRMLKMTYALMDYVIAISPSQRQWMITNNLVTTSAIELVGQGRDLSQFVTTNTHTVSATHKIPVIAAYGRFHQQKGFDLLLQAMANIATSQCQLKLAGEGPQLTALTKLAAPLAHVEIIGRVDNVADFLMACDAVIIPSRWEPFGLVFIEALAMQKWIISTEVDGLGDQLTEMTARWPDAYVTPIKEVSVALITQAIEAFIADWHAAQVSSMDVLGKNMAAELQQPYLDKACSDKNGLDKEAQVQLWSIEQWDRVQAKWRDLFTKILS, encoded by the coding sequence ATGCGGCCAAAAATTTTGCATTGTGTTGATGATAACAGCATGGGTGGAGTCAATTTCGCCTTGCAAGCACTTTGTGATTCGTCATTAGCTCAAGACTATGACTTTGAGATCCGCTATGTCGATTTGACCCGCCTAAGTCGAATATCCACCTCTGCCGACATTATCTGCTTTCATGGTGCCTCTAGCTGGCGTAAACTTATTGGGTTAGTTTGGCTAAAGCTGCAGTTTCCACGCACGCCATTTGTGTTACAAGAGCACCATTATTGTCAGCACTTTGTGGTGTCACAAATCCCCTCAGTCAGCCGTTTCTATCGTATGCTGAAAATGACTTATGCTTTAATGGATTACGTTATTGCAATCTCACCGTCTCAACGTCAATGGATGATTACAAATAATCTTGTTACAACAAGTGCGATTGAACTTGTGGGGCAGGGGCGTGATTTAAGCCAGTTTGTGACCACAAACACGCATACTGTTAGCGCAACTCATAAAATACCAGTAATTGCTGCTTATGGGCGGTTTCATCAGCAAAAAGGCTTTGATTTATTACTGCAGGCCATGGCAAATATTGCCACAAGCCAATGCCAGCTCAAACTTGCAGGAGAAGGGCCACAATTAACTGCATTAACTAAATTAGCCGCGCCTTTAGCCCATGTTGAAATAATTGGCAGGGTTGATAATGTCGCCGATTTTTTAATGGCCTGTGATGCAGTAATTATTCCTTCGCGATGGGAACCCTTTGGACTGGTGTTTATTGAAGCGTTAGCCATGCAAAAGTGGATAATATCTACCGAGGTCGATGGTTTGGGCGACCAATTGACTGAGATGACAGCGCGCTGGCCTGATGCATATGTTACCCCGATAAAGGAGGTTTCAGTGGCATTAATAACTCAAGCGATTGAAGCGTTTATTGCTGATTGGCATGCGGCTCAAGTGTCTTCGATGGATGTTCTAGGGAAAAACATGGCAGCAGAACTGCAACAACCATACTTAGATAAAGCTTGCTCAGATAAAAATGGCTTAGATAAAGAGGCTCAGGTTCAATTATGGTCTATTGAACAGTGGGATCGAGTGCAAGCCAAATGGCGCGACTTGTTTACTAAAATACTGTCTTAG
- the udp gene encoding uridine phosphorylase — protein MSDVFHLGLTKKMLDGATLAIVPGDPERVKRIAELMDNATFLASHREYTSYLAYIDGKPVVVCSTGIGGPSTSIAVEELAQLGVTTFLRVGTTGAIQPHVNVGDVIVTQASVRLDGASLHFAPLEFPAAANFDCTTAMVAACRDAGVEPHVGITASSDTFYPGQERYDTVSGRITQRFVGSMKEWQSMGVLNYEMESATLFTMCATQGWRAACVAGVIVNRTQQEIPDEASMKKTEGVAVSIVVAAAKKLL, from the coding sequence ATGTCTGACGTATTCCACTTAGGTTTGACCAAAAAAATGTTAGATGGCGCTACATTAGCAATCGTGCCAGGTGATCCAGAACGCGTGAAGCGTATTGCTGAATTAATGGATAATGCGACGTTTCTTGCCAGCCATCGTGAATACACCAGTTATTTAGCCTATATCGATGGTAAACCTGTCGTTGTTTGTTCAACCGGTATTGGTGGCCCTTCAACCTCTATCGCGGTAGAAGAATTAGCTCAGTTAGGTGTCACGACATTCTTACGTGTAGGCACTACTGGCGCCATTCAACCACATGTGAATGTTGGAGATGTGATTGTGACGCAAGCGTCAGTACGCCTAGATGGTGCAAGCTTACATTTTGCGCCACTTGAGTTCCCAGCAGCAGCAAACTTTGACTGTACCACTGCAATGGTTGCCGCCTGTCGTGATGCAGGTGTTGAACCGCATGTGGGCATTACAGCATCTTCTGATACTTTCTATCCAGGACAAGAGCGTTATGACACGGTATCTGGCCGCATCACTCAACGTTTTGTCGGTTCAATGAAAGAGTGGCAGTCTATGGGTGTGCTGAACTATGAAATGGAATCAGCAACTTTATTTACCATGTGTGCGACTCAAGGTTGGCGTGCAGCCTGCGTTGCGGGTGTGATTGTAAACCGCACTCAGCAAGAGATCCCTGATGAGGCTAGCATGAAGAAAACCGAAGGTGTTGCTGTATCTATTGTTGTTGCTGCAGCGAAAAAGTTACTCTAG
- a CDS encoding outer membrane protein OmpK, translated as MNKNWLALALLAAQPAIADDMVQWWDFSATALYGDNYDLAPSETQTTITVETAGAWKYGDWFAFQDFTHFNDSNGQQRTNYGEISPRFSYGKISGNEINLGPIKDVSLALTLEEGRGPVSSLLYGVGLDFDIPYFSYFQLNTYRRNAISSGNNSDGWQLTPAFRVDFPVGNSNIVLDGFIDWIFVADNGGYQENLHFNPQIKYDLGSILFGQHKKNKLLVGFEYDYWQNKYGVEGIDQNTYSAIAKYHF; from the coding sequence ATGAATAAAAACTGGCTCGCTTTAGCCCTTCTCGCCGCTCAACCAGCTATTGCTGATGACATGGTGCAATGGTGGGATTTTAGTGCCACGGCACTTTATGGTGACAACTACGATTTAGCACCATCAGAGACCCAAACAACTATCACAGTTGAAACTGCGGGCGCATGGAAATATGGCGATTGGTTTGCCTTCCAAGATTTTACCCATTTTAATGATTCTAATGGGCAACAAAGAACAAACTATGGTGAAATATCTCCCCGTTTTAGCTATGGAAAAATTTCTGGAAATGAAATTAATCTTGGCCCAATCAAAGATGTTTCGTTGGCACTGACATTAGAAGAAGGCAGAGGTCCTGTAAGCAGTTTGCTTTACGGCGTAGGACTTGACTTTGATATCCCTTATTTTAGCTATTTTCAACTTAACACCTACCGTCGTAATGCGATAAGTAGCGGTAATAACAGCGATGGCTGGCAATTAACCCCTGCGTTTAGAGTTGATTTCCCTGTAGGCAATTCCAATATCGTATTAGATGGTTTTATTGATTGGATTTTTGTAGCCGACAACGGTGGTTATCAAGAGAATCTGCACTTCAACCCACAAATCAAATATGATTTAGGGTCAATTTTATTCGGTCAACATAAAAAGAATAAACTCTTAGTCGGTTTTGAATACGACTACTGGCAAAATAAATACGGCGTAGAAGGGATTGATCAAAATACCTATTCTGCTATTGCTAAATATCACTTCTAA
- a CDS encoding SPFH domain-containing protein yields MILNGIDTDIVVMGIWGIIFAIFVMKLFQSIRLVPTKSACIVERLGKYHCTLDAGFHALLPFVDKVAYIHDLKEETIDVPPQECFSSDEVNVEVDGVIYISVTDPVKASYGITDYRYAAIQLAQTTTRSVIGTLDLDRTFEERDLISAKVVQVLDEAGAIWGIRVHRYEIKNITPPETVKNAMEMQVNAERERRALLAKSEGDKQSKINRSEGVMAETINRSEGEMQRRINEAEGKAQEILTLAKATSESIERLAQVISSEGGQSALRMQLGEQYMKQLDGLTKTDTRIVLPGNLVNFEYWMDTIGLKDDKK; encoded by the coding sequence ATGATCTTAAATGGAATTGATACCGATATTGTTGTAATGGGTATTTGGGGTATTATTTTTGCTATCTTCGTGATGAAGTTATTCCAATCTATTCGCTTAGTCCCAACAAAGTCTGCTTGTATTGTGGAGCGTTTAGGTAAATATCACTGCACCTTAGATGCCGGTTTTCATGCGCTACTGCCGTTTGTTGATAAAGTAGCTTATATACATGACTTGAAAGAAGAAACTATTGACGTGCCGCCGCAGGAATGTTTTTCCAGCGATGAAGTCAATGTCGAAGTTGACGGGGTAATTTATATTTCGGTGACTGACCCTGTTAAAGCCAGTTACGGTATTACCGACTACCGTTATGCAGCCATTCAATTAGCGCAAACCACTACACGTTCAGTGATTGGTACTTTAGATTTAGACCGTACTTTTGAAGAGCGCGACCTAATTTCCGCCAAAGTGGTTCAAGTATTAGATGAAGCTGGCGCGATTTGGGGCATACGCGTACATCGATATGAAATTAAAAACATTACCCCACCTGAAACCGTTAAAAATGCCATGGAAATGCAAGTGAACGCTGAGCGTGAACGCCGTGCATTATTGGCAAAAAGTGAAGGTGACAAGCAAAGTAAAATTAACCGCTCTGAGGGTGTGATGGCGGAAACCATTAACCGTTCAGAAGGCGAAATGCAGCGCCGAATCAACGAAGCTGAAGGTAAAGCCCAAGAAATTTTAACCTTAGCTAAAGCGACGTCTGAGTCGATTGAGCGTCTGGCACAAGTGATTTCTTCTGAAGGCGGCCAAAGTGCATTACGCATGCAGTTAGGCGAGCAGTATATGAAGCAGTTAGATGGGCTAACCAAAACAGACACTCGTATTGTATTACCCGGTAACTTAGTGAACTTTGAGTACTGGATGGACACGATTGGTTTGAAAGACGATAAAAAGTAA
- a CDS encoding NADH:flavin oxidoreductase produces the protein MNRFSALPIAHHILKNRLVVAPMASQTSTLDGKVTDKTLRHYANLAQSQAALVMVEYSFVAFSGRSEPNQLGVHDDDCIDGIKAIAKAIHQTDAKAGLQLTHCGGKAQLDVCPDLMGPSGITVPAYDRILPTPKMMTLNDIAVLKKQFVDAAKRVELAGFDFVELHCAHGYGLNQFLSPLTNQRDDQYGGSQLNRARLIVEIIEQIKQHTQLSIMIRVPGQDLYPQGLTQTQIVESCEYFIDAGVVILDVSSGIGGWNRPKERRGEGFLVEEAAFLKQAGLQACIIGVGGIETAEYIDMAIENQWLDLAAVGRAILKGPQEFAHSVMREASEVVV, from the coding sequence ATGAACCGCTTTTCTGCTTTACCGATAGCTCACCATATATTGAAGAACCGCTTAGTGGTGGCGCCTATGGCCTCGCAAACTTCAACCCTTGATGGCAAGGTAACAGATAAAACACTGCGCCATTATGCCAATCTAGCACAATCTCAAGCGGCATTAGTGATGGTTGAATATAGCTTTGTAGCGTTTTCAGGTCGCAGTGAGCCTAATCAGTTGGGCGTACATGATGATGATTGTATTGATGGAATTAAAGCTATTGCTAAGGCTATTCATCAAACAGACGCCAAAGCTGGCCTACAATTAACCCATTGCGGCGGTAAAGCGCAGCTTGATGTGTGCCCTGATTTAATGGGGCCATCAGGGATAACGGTTCCAGCCTATGATCGTATTTTACCTACCCCTAAAATGATGACGCTAAACGACATCGCTGTATTGAAAAAGCAATTTGTCGATGCAGCCAAAAGGGTTGAATTGGCGGGCTTTGATTTTGTTGAGCTACATTGCGCCCATGGCTATGGTCTGAACCAGTTTTTATCACCACTGACCAATCAACGCGATGATCAATATGGTGGTTCTCAGCTTAATCGTGCACGGTTAATCGTTGAGATTATCGAACAAATTAAGCAGCATACCCAGTTATCAATTATGATCAGAGTGCCAGGGCAAGACCTTTATCCACAAGGGCTTACCCAGACTCAAATTGTCGAATCCTGTGAATATTTCATTGATGCTGGCGTGGTGATATTAGATGTATCATCTGGTATTGGTGGTTGGAATCGCCCGAAAGAGCGTCGCGGTGAAGGTTTCTTGGTTGAAGAAGCCGCTTTCTTGAAGCAAGCGGGATTACAGGCGTGCATTATTGGTGTGGGTGGTATAGAAACCGCTGAGTATATTGATATGGCGATTGAAAACCAGTGGCTTGATTTAGCGGCGGTTGGCCGAGCGATACTCAAAGGGCCGCAGGAATTTGCCCATAGCGTAATGCGCGAAGCAAGCGAAGTGGTTGTGTGA
- a CDS encoding type III PLP-dependent enzyme, with protein MSQFQSIDIADYYEKDTFARIQEFAKDKPTPFVVIDTQIVAKQFDDMVESFPFAKVYYAVKANPAKEILTLLRDKGSSFDIASIYELEMVTSIGVSPDRISYGNTIKKRVDVRSFYEQGVRMFASDSEADLRMIAEEAPGAKVYVRILTEGTHTADWPLSRKFGCQNEMAYDLLVLAKELGLQPHGISFHVGSQQRDIGAWDSAIGKVKSIYDRLREEHGIVLKMINLGGGFPANYVDKTNELATYAQQIKHFLHEDFGDDLPEIILEPGRSLLSNAGVLVSEIVLISRKSNTALERWVFTDVGKFSGLIETTDEAIKFPIYTDRTGKLDKCVIAGPTCDSADIMYEHYSYGLPVDLAIGDRMYWLTAGAYTTTYSAVSFNGFPPLKDYYL; from the coding sequence ATGAGCCAATTTCAATCTATTGATATCGCTGATTATTATGAAAAAGATACTTTCGCCCGTATTCAAGAATTCGCGAAAGACAAGCCGACACCATTTGTCGTCATTGATACTCAGATCGTTGCTAAACAATTCGATGACATGGTGGAAAGTTTCCCTTTTGCTAAAGTGTATTATGCGGTGAAGGCTAACCCTGCAAAAGAAATTTTAACCTTATTGCGTGACAAAGGTTCTAGCTTCGATATTGCCTCTATTTATGAATTAGAAATGGTGACATCAATTGGTGTTAGCCCTGACCGTATCAGCTACGGTAACACCATTAAGAAGCGTGTTGATGTGCGCTCTTTTTATGAGCAAGGTGTTCGTATGTTTGCTTCTGATTCAGAAGCAGACTTACGCATGATCGCTGAAGAAGCACCCGGCGCAAAAGTGTATGTTCGTATTCTTACCGAAGGCACTCATACTGCTGATTGGCCTTTATCACGTAAGTTTGGTTGCCAGAATGAAATGGCTTATGACTTATTGGTATTAGCAAAAGAGTTAGGCCTACAGCCACACGGTATTTCTTTCCATGTCGGTTCTCAGCAGCGCGATATCGGCGCATGGGATTCTGCAATTGGTAAAGTGAAAAGTATTTACGATCGTTTACGTGAAGAGCACGGCATTGTGCTTAAAATGATTAACTTAGGCGGTGGTTTTCCTGCAAACTATGTAGACAAAACCAACGAGCTAGCGACATATGCTCAGCAAATTAAGCATTTCTTGCATGAAGATTTTGGGGATGATTTACCTGAAATTATTCTTGAGCCTGGTCGTTCACTATTGTCTAATGCGGGTGTATTGGTTTCTGAGATCGTGTTAATTTCGCGAAAATCAAATACGGCACTTGAGCGTTGGGTATTTACCGATGTGGGTAAATTTTCAGGTTTGATTGAAACAACTGACGAAGCGATTAAATTTCCTATCTATACTGACCGCACAGGCAAGTTAGATAAGTGTGTTATTGCCGGACCAACTTGTGACAGTGCTGATATCATGTATGAGCATTACAGCTATGGTTTACCTGTTGATTTAGCTATTGGCGATCGCATGTATTGGTTAACTGCAGGGGCTTACACTACAACGTATTCAGCTGTCTCTTTTAACGGTTTCCCACCGCTTAAAGATTACTATCTATAA